A region of Campylobacter sp. MG1 DNA encodes the following proteins:
- a CDS encoding bifunctional 3,4-dihydroxy-2-butanone 4-phosphate synthase/GTP cyclohydrolase II, whose translation MSFISIEEGIKELKKGNMLIMLDAEDRENEGDLIFPVDFSTPDKVNFTLSYARGVVCVALDKKIAEHFELPLMVPKNTSNHETAFTITVDSKNATTGVSASERNETIKIFANPNANANDFVRPGHINPLIAKDGGVLVRTGHTEGTVDMCRIAGLTPACVICEIMNEDGTMARRDDLIKFGKEHDIKLITIEDLIKYRLKNESLINKINEEKTQLLHNNVTKISYKDFLGHIHTVFKFNGEKEKNLVKFYKSSSDLNILNSEKLEDTLNAIDILRKNGGMLIFMEGQKSDDKNYGIGAQILKDLGVDNFELLGTSSQFAALSGFGLNIKNI comes from the coding sequence ATGTCTTTTATAAGTATAGAAGAAGGAATTAAAGAATTAAAAAAAGGCAATATGTTAATAATGTTAGATGCTGAAGATAGAGAAAATGAAGGTGATTTAATATTTCCTGTAGATTTTAGTACACCTGATAAGGTAAATTTTACGCTTAGTTATGCTAGAGGTGTTGTATGTGTAGCTTTAGACAAGAAAATAGCTGAACATTTTGAATTACCGTTAATGGTACCGAAAAATACTTCAAATCATGAAACTGCTTTTACAATAACAGTAGATAGTAAAAATGCTACTACAGGGGTAAGTGCAAGTGAAAGGAATGAAACTATTAAAATATTTGCAAATCCTAATGCAAATGCAAATGATTTTGTAAGACCTGGACATATCAATCCTCTAATAGCAAAAGATGGTGGGGTATTAGTTCGTACTGGACATACCGAAGGAACAGTTGATATGTGCCGTATAGCTGGATTAACTCCTGCTTGTGTAATCTGTGAAATTATGAATGAAGATGGCACAATGGCAAGAAGAGATGATTTGATTAAATTTGGAAAAGAACATGATATTAAGCTTATTACTATTGAAGACTTAATTAAATATCGCCTAAAAAATGAAAGTTTAATAAATAAAATAAATGAAGAAAAAACACAACTACTGCATAACAATGTAACAAAAATTTCATATAAAGATTTTTTAGGGCATATTCATACTGTTTTCAAATTTAATGGCGAAAAAGAAAAAAACTTAGTTAAGTTTTATAAAAGCTCATCGGATTTAAATATATTAAATTCTGAAAAATTAGAAGATACACTAAATGCTATTGATATCCTTAGAAAAAATGGTGGAATGCTAATATTCATGGAAGGTCAAAAAAGTGATGATAAAAACTACGGCATAGGAGCACAAATTTTAAAAGATTTAGGTGTTGATAATTTTGAATTATTAGGAACTTCTAGTCAATTTGCAGCACTTAGCGGATTTGGGCTTAATATTAAAAATATTTAA
- the mog gene encoding molybdopterin adenylyltransferase, with translation MDNIKIGIITSSDRASAGVYEDISGAEIRKIMQEYLLNEIDFKYSLIPDEEELITNEIIKMADEFECDLVFTTGGTGPALRDVTPEATKKAIERELPGFGELMRASSLKIVPTAILSRQLAGTRGKTLIINLPGKPKAIRECIEPIFPAIPYCLDLMNASYINESENAPKVFRPKNK, from the coding sequence ATGGATAATATAAAAATAGGGATAATTACAAGTTCAGATAGAGCAAGTGCAGGAGTTTATGAAGATATTAGTGGAGCAGAGATTAGAAAAATTATGCAAGAATATTTATTAAATGAAATTGATTTTAAATACTCATTAATCCCTGATGAAGAAGAGCTGATTACAAATGAGATTATTAAAATGGCTGATGAATTTGAATGCGATTTGGTATTTACCACAGGTGGAACAGGACCAGCTTTAAGAGATGTTACACCAGAAGCAACAAAAAAAGCAATCGAGCGTGAATTACCAGGCTTTGGAGAATTAATGCGTGCAAGCTCACTTAAGATTGTCCCAACAGCAATCCTAAGCCGTCAATTAGCAGGGACAAGGGGTAAAACTCTAATAATCAATCTCCCAGGTAAGCCAAAAGCAATTCGTGAATGTATAGAGCCTATTTTTCCTGCGATACCATATTGCCTAGACTTAATGAATGCAAGTTATATAAATGAGAGCGAAAATGCACCAAAGGTATTTAGACCTAAAAATAAATAG